atgatatTTATCTTCAGAATAAAAGTTGTGCCTAACTCCTGCACCTAACAAATTTCAAACAGGTgcgacttttactttgaaggcgaaCTTTAATGGTTTCTGGTTGGCGGGCACTCGTCACAGTTTCACTCAGGGAGAAGCGAGTCCCTCTTTACTCCCAAAATATGAACTCAGAGTTCACCATCCAGTGTTTAATGATACATTCATTATACCCGTGCAAACTCCCCTCCTCTGACCTCCGTTGCTACTCAGGAAAGTCATGTGTCGATGACGTGTACGTAAACAAAGGCTGAACCAATCACAGTTGGTCAACTCGGGCAGCTGACAGTTACTTCCGCTAGTGTCACGGAGTTGTGTTGTCAAAATGGGACACGACAACCACCACCACttatctctgtgtttttgtgatttaaTGAGGTAGGAATTGTCTCCCATGTGTTGCTTTATTTGCACTTCGGTGATAAAATGGTGTACCAAGAGctagtgctaaaaaaaaatcaaacaaacaggaaaagtaTTGTTGAGACGCGTGACAAGCTAACTTTAGCTTAACTAGCAGCTAGCTGACTTATCATTAGCGTAATCAACAGTAATAACAAATTTACTGTCCCCTGTCCAGTTGTTACCATAGTAACAGATTAATAATTGTCTTGAGTAGAGCTTGTTTTTAGTGTCACACATTGCCAGTCCtgttttttccctccctccGCAGGCTGCTGTGGTCGCTGCTGGTGCCATGCCTCTACCTGAGCCTGATCCTGACCCtcgtcctcctgctgctcctcttGGGGGTCCGCATGTGGCTGCAGGGGCACCGCAAGACCCGCCGGGCTCAGGATGATGGCCCGGCGGTGGCTTTCTTCCACCCCTACTGTAACGCGGGAGGAGGCGGGGAGCGGGTCCTCTGGTGCTCCCTGAGGGCCCTCATGCACcggtaaaatatttaaaaataattttaagggAAAGTATGTCtcacatttgttgttgttgtttgtaggTTGGAGAGGAAGTCACTTCTCTTCTAGCTCTGTCCTTGAATTCACAGCTATGTTTGGTTGAAACTATCTCTACCATTGTCTCCAAGACCCACAGACCATCTAGTGAGGCCATTTAGAGCAGCTTCTCTGCTTCCTAGCAAATAGTATAGCACAACTGActgcttttaaaaacataaGCTGACCCTCAGACCACAGAGATAAACCCTAAGTTTAAACACTAATGTAGAGTTTCTGCCTTTATCCCAGATATCCTGGCGTCTCCTTTGTGGTTTATACGGGTGACCAGGGAGTGACCGGTGAGCAGATTCTGGAGGGAGCCCGGCAGCGATTCAACATCACGCTGCCTCGATCAGTCACCTTTGTCTTCCTGCGTCACCGTGTACTCGTGGAGGCCAGCTCTTACCCTCACTTCACCCTACTGGGTCAGAGCGCAGGCTCAATGTTCCTGGGTAAGATCCGGGCTAAAATGGAGAGACTAAATAAATTCAAGTACTCATTTATATTAcagtaagattttttttttgtctttgatttAATGTATGGGAACAAGATGATGTGTATTTCTAACATTTGCCTTCACTGTAGTCTCCACCCTATTTTGCTAACGCTTCTgcaaacatgaaacacatgacgTGTATGTGATTCCTTCATATTCGTGTGATCCACTGCTGTGGATCATATGTTTTGAATTTTACTGAATTCATTCTTTTCCGTGGGATCAACAGGTTTGTCAGTTGAAgtgacacagtgtgtgtgtgttttagggtGGGAGGCACTGACGGCCTTCGTTCCTGACCTGTATGTGGACTCGATGGGCTACGCCTTCACCTTGCCGATCTTCCGCTACCTGGGAGGCTGTAAAGTAGCGAGCTACGTTCACTATCCCACTGTCAGCACCGACATGCTGTCTGTGGTCAGAGAAAGGAACCCAAGGTAAAAGTGCATTTAGACACAGCTCCATTTAATCCAACAACAGCAGcttacaaataaacaaataatgtACAGCAGGCAAAAAGAACAAGATCAAATAATGTCAGGCTTACTCTACACGGTTGTGTTGGTTAACAATGGTCACTGTCAAATTAGGCAAGCACAGAGTGATAAGTTCTTGCATTGACCGAAATACATGACTGGTTATCCATTGCTAACCATCCAGTTGTGCTTGCTGTCTGTTACTATGTGTCTGATGTCATCAGGAAGGACGCCACCAGTGGCACTTGTTCTGTGCTTTTGTCAGTCACGCTCACAGAAGAGGACCTTAGGCTCCATCTTTTACCATCTTAAAGTGCTGTGATTGCAACTCTCTGTGAGTGGTACTCATGGACAGAAAGAGTAATTGAAGAAAAATCATCCAGCCTTTctgtaaaatgaaaacagagaaTTGCTACATACACGATgtgtttagtgtggagtgtttGACTAGATTTGCCCAAAGCTATTCAGTTGTGCTGTATGAAAGCGTCCCAGGCATTTGAGGCTAATCCAATCCTGACCTGTAAATGTTCTGTTGTGTGATTAGTCTtgcccaaaaaaacaaaaaccttacCTTTCATCTTCGTCTTTATATTTCAGGTTCAACAATGTTGATTTCATCTCAAGAAACCCCATCCTGAGTGCATTGAAGGTGGTGTACTACTGCTGCTTTGCTCTGCTGTACGGCCTGGCTGGCTCCTGCAGCGACGTCATCATGGTGAACTCCACCTGGACGCTGGGACACATCCTCGCTCTGTGGCGCTCTCCGAGCCGCACCAGCATCGTCTACCCTCCCTGTGACATCAGGGCCTTCCTAGATGTCCCACTGGAGGATGAGGACGAGATGGAGGGCTGGGAGGAGCTtggaagagaagaagaggacGGCGGCGGAGGGGACAGGAAGCGCCATTCCATCGTGTCGGTGGGTCAGTTCAGGCCAGAGAAGGATCACCAGCTTCAGATCAGAGCATTTCGCAAACTGCTAGACAGGAAAGGGGACGGCCCAGGGGGAAGGGAGTCTCTACGGCTGGTGCTGATTGGCGGATGCAGGAACCAGGAGGATGAGGAGAGGGTGTTGATGCTGCGGGGACTCTGTCAGGAGCTGGGCATCGCCGACCATGTTGAATTCAAACTTAATATCCCCTTTGAGGAGCTGAAGAGAGAGCTGGTGGACGCCACCATTGGTCTGCACACAATGTGGAACGAACACTTCGGCATCGGTGAGCACGGCATGTGTTACTAAAACCGTacaaagtatttctttttcaatAGTACTTAGTGCACAGTTTTCCACAGAAATGAGCGAATGAAAAACTTAACAGTAAGACTTTCAGATCAGCCGGTCTGAACATTAATCCTCCATCTTTGTCTCCAGGTGTGGTGGAGTGTATGGCCGCAGGCACCATCGTTCTTGCCCACAAGTCCGGAGGTCCAAAGCTGGACATCGTGGTGCCGTACGAAGGCAGGCAGACGGGCTTCCTGGCTGACAGTGAGGACAGCTATGCGGCTGCCATGGAAACCATCCTGTCGTTGTCACCAGCTGCTCGACTGGAAATGCGCCGTAACGCCAGGGACTCTGTGGAACGATTTTCCGATCAGGAGTTTGAGTCTTGTTTCCTGGCTGCCATGGAGCCTCTGATGGGTACTCTAGAGCGATGAGTTAAAACAGATGAGGTGTGGAGCCCACCAGGGACCAGGACGCTGTTGGTCTTTTAAGTAGTGCTACACACATATATAGGATTGAACAGTGAGGGTCATGTGGATGTTTAAAACGGCTTAAGCTTGAAAGTTTAAGTGTGATGGGGTGGATCATTCTCAGCATAATAATCTCGCAAAGCAAGTCAACATTATCAACACAAATTCGGGGTGGACACCCAGAGAAATAATTGGGatgaataaacaaaaccaacaaagaGTGTAGGACTGTGCGTGTGTCAGACTTGTGTGAAAGTCTtcagtgacagcagagctgGAAGCACGATGACAGGAAAAACAAATTGGGTGAAAAATCACATTCTGTTCACCTCCAAACTGAGTCATGTGTTGATGTGACtttacataaaaaaattaaaagacacCTCGAGGTTCAGGAAATATCCTCTTTAATCTCATAATTATAGCTATTATTTATGTTCTCTGTGATATTTGCTCCAGGAGCAATTTAGCCAACCCTGGATATCCGGAGATCACCTGGGTTTTGTTAGGATGTGCAACAATGGACACTCATAAGAggtaaaaaaagacaacaatgaGGTGAGGTCATTGGAAGGTAAAGCTAGGTAACAATGAAAAAGAACGTTAACAGAGTTCTCACATAAAGACGAGATGAACGTTTAATTCCTGTGATTTATTTTCATCCTCATATCTTTACAGTTTCAGATTGGATGTTATCCATATAACTGCATCACCCCATATGTGCTAACAACTTTTTGTGATTAGTAAACTAAAAATACAGATCAAAACTGGTAGATAAAACTCACTGTATGCTCACAAGACACATATAAATCCAACAGCTCTAAAGAACTTTCACTGTTGGTGGAGCTAAGGCTTCTGTGTTCGTGCTTAGCTAAGCCACACTTGCTGCATCTCTGTGCTGGAGAGAAAACTGATTGTGAGAAAGACCACAGGAACACTCACGTTTctcaaaatgtatttctttaaataatttaatattgCGGGGAGAGTGACATTCCAAGCTACAACACTTTTAAGCGTGTAGAAGTGATTTATGTCCAGTTAATACTGATatagtttgattttattttttacagtggcGTGATGTTAGCAACATGCTTGTAAATGTACGTGAAGGGAAGGGTGGAAATGTTTTGTCTGATGAAGAATTTCTTGTAACGCTTTCTGTGTGCACAAGAAGCACTTAAACCCACAGGTTTGTGGTTTTAGACGATGGCCAAAGCACtcttaatttaaatgttttttcagtTGTTGTATTCCTGTTTGTGATGAGGTCCAGGCATGGAAATATTAGTATATGTAAAAGGCTGactaacttttatttttaaagaggaaTTAGAACTATTTAAGTCTGTCCATGTAAAAAGGCTGTTTGGAGTTTGTTTCACTTGCAAActgcaattaaattaaataatgctgcaataaatgaaaCACTTCAGATTTGTTGTGTGTTGCCAGCCTGTtgtaaaaaacacacatgaaataaaCTAGACGAGATATCATGCGCAAAAGTAAAACATTACCAAACATTAACAACTCATCTGTTAAATGACATATGTGTGAGACCTGTACTATGAAGCCAGTTTAGCCACTTAGCTGTGTCCTGCAGTCCATCGCCATCAACCAATAACATGTGAGTGAAGTAGTGTCATATTATAATGTCATGGATAGTCCGATAATTCCCACTTGTATTAATTTAGTAGTGCTTTTCCCCTCTTACAAGGCAAAGTGCCTTAAATTTCACAAAAACTCTTGTGCTTTTAATAGTGTATGTTtcctcacacacattcacataactGCACATTACTCAGGCTTAATATCTTATTCCACTGGGCTATTTACTGGAATAGGCTGAAGATAACTTAGAAAGTGTGACTTGTGGTTACGCCAGATAAACAACCTAAATTAACAACAATCCTTCACAGAGTCATGTATTCACATCATGAAAACAATCACTTTTTCTTATCAGATTCCAGTTACTCTTACATTTTTGTCCAACtcccacaaaataaaaatgttaaagtttGCGGGCGGTTAAGGAGTCTGATGCTGCTCGTTTGAAGCTGTGGTATGTTGTCTGTGGGACTCGGGCTCAGAAGGAAATACCTTGAACGATCCCGCTTCTTCACTTGAATTCTGGACCTCTGCTTGGATTTGTTGAGGATCTCCAGAGCTTACTGCACCttcatccatctcctcctccatcatATCAGCTTGTGGTTCACGTTCCTGCTCCTTTTCGTCTGAGTTTGTGTCCTCCATGACAAAAAGGTTCCTCATGGAGTCTGCCACTGCTTCTCTCAGCTCATCCTCTGATTCCTCAAAGTTCCTAATGAGAAAGAGTGGAAAAAATTAACACTTAATGACATgtaagagttaaaaaaaaaacattgaccaAAATGTTTGATGTAATTAAGTAAGATTTGTGATGTTGCAGAATTCTGGGCGTGTACACTGCTGAGTAAAGACAGGTAGAGGCTTTTTGACTCACTGCACATTGTGGCTCAACCTCTGTGTACAAATGTGACTAAAAATATGAAGCATtgcaaaaatcatttttttaatattatatttagTATTATAGGCAACTTTGTTGCCTATAATACATTCATATCTTATATACCTGGTATTGTTCTATTCCCCTCCCTTTGAAATTCAGAGACATGTAAAGCGTTGCTCTGTTACATGAATCAGTAGCACTGACGAGCAATTTTTGGTGCATTTTTTCACTAAATTGTTCTGGAATTTATTACGAACTTGTCCAAAGTTATAGTTGACAATCTGATTCTCTCTCATTTAATCCTTTAATTTCTGTACAATACTTTAATAAACTCATAACTGTAACTCCATCTGGTTCAGCTCACTGTGGCAGCATGGAGTAAAAATATGCAGTATATTTAGAATGTGAACAGAAGGAAGCATTGACTTACGTGTCATCGTCATCTGACCGCGGCTCCAGACGCTCTTCATCCATCTCTACATCagactcctcctcttcttccccaTCCCTTTCCTCCTCTTCGTCCGGGTTAATCTCCTCCTCTGTTCCGCCCTGCTGTGTCTCTAAatctgtttcacattaaagaTATTTCAGGACCACTGAGAATAGCACATTGTACCCTTTACACTGCTGGGTTCAACACTGATCAGATGCGAGTGTGTGATGTCTCACCTGTGGCCACTGAGTCTAGAGTTGATGATGTGAGCTCAGCCTGAGCCAGAGCTCTGAGTAGGGTGTTAGGGGGCTTGTCAATCCACTGCCTACGACCTGCCACTTCCTCACCTTAAAATCATCATTTTAGTGCCTTGGTTACAATGTCCAATAGATGACCATTATTCAGAAAAGCAAAGACCGACTAATTCTAATAAACATTTTGAGCATCACCACCCAGCTGTTCTGCGGGTATGCTGCACCTTGTCCAGCCTCGACTGCCGTGTTGTAGACTGAGTTGATGTCCATGTTGCCGAGCGCGTTCAGCAAAGTCTGAGGAGTCCTGTTGCTCCACCCCCTCCTCCCCTGTAGCCAATCCTTGAGCTTCAGCTGTGCTCCTTCCTGGAAGGACAGAGTTCGATTCAGTGGATCCACTTCCTGCATGGAAAAGGAACGTAAGAGTGAGAAGAAGATTGGCAGTTAGAAAGATACTAAAGactatatttattatatttatatttatttaattatttattttactttttcttttatttctatcTTATGTAATTTCATTATATAGTTCCTATGTACagctttgtgtcagctgtggttgttttaaagtgctttataaataaaggtgatgatgatgatgatgatatctTCTGTCTCTCACCTGGTCATCCTGttttcttccttcctcttctttctcctcctcatcgTCTTCCCTTAGCTCTTCATGATCTAATCGGATCTCAAACATGATTCCCCTCTGTAGACATCACAAACCccaaaaagagcaaaagatacagtagTCTTCAGTGATTCAGATGTGTCAACAACTTAAATGCCACTGTTGAATCTGGAAAGGTCTTCAATATTCAAATAGTTTGAATGCAGGTATACAAATAGAATTACTGGACTTAACCTCTGCagagttgtttttgttggtataaactcactttgtctttgtgttttctctccAAAGCTCTCATCTGGTCTCTGTTCTCCTCTCTGATCTCCCTCAGAGCTGCTTCAACATCCTGCAGAAaccaaacacagagaaaactacagtt
This DNA window, taken from Oreochromis niloticus isolate F11D_XX linkage group LG16, O_niloticus_UMD_NMBU, whole genome shotgun sequence, encodes the following:
- the LOC100698681 gene encoding GDP-Man:Man(3)GlcNAc(2)-PP-Dol alpha-1,2-mannosyltransferase; amino-acid sequence: MGHDNHHHLSLCFCDLMRLLWSLLVPCLYLSLILTLVLLLLLLGVRMWLQGHRKTRRAQDDGPAVAFFHPYCNAGGGGERVLWCSLRALMHRYPGVSFVVYTGDQGVTGEQILEGARQRFNITLPRSVTFVFLRHRVLVEASSYPHFTLLGQSAGSMFLGWEALTAFVPDLYVDSMGYAFTLPIFRYLGGCKVASYVHYPTVSTDMLSVVRERNPRFNNVDFISRNPILSALKVVYYCCFALLYGLAGSCSDVIMVNSTWTLGHILALWRSPSRTSIVYPPCDIRAFLDVPLEDEDEMEGWEELGREEEDGGGGDRKRHSIVSVGQFRPEKDHQLQIRAFRKLLDRKGDGPGGRESLRLVLIGGCRNQEDEERVLMLRGLCQELGIADHVEFKLNIPFEELKRELVDATIGLHTMWNEHFGIGVVECMAAGTIVLAHKSGGPKLDIVVPYEGRQTGFLADSEDSYAAAMETILSLSPAARLEMRRNARDSVERFSDQEFESCFLAAMEPLMGTLER